From the genome of Corallococcus macrosporus DSM 14697:
CGAACCGACGAGGCCGCCCACGAGCGAGCCGACCATGCCGAGCAAGGTCGTTGCGATCAGCCCCATGCTCTGCTTCCCGGGGAGGATGGCGCGGGCGATGAGACCCGCGATGAGGCCGATGACGATGAATGCGATGATCCCCATGAGTGTCTCTCCTGTGTTGAGGGACCCCCGAGGTCCCCTACGGCAGAAACGTAGGAATCATCTTCGGACAGTGTGAACCGCCCGCCGCGTGCGGTTGGTTGCCCTCCTGCTACCCGAGTTCGCCATCCAGGTGCATCATCACCGCCAGCGCCGCGAGCGCGGCCGTCTCCGTGCGAAGGATGCGCTTGCCCAGGGTGACTGGCCGCGCCCCCAGGGCCTTCAAGGCATCCACTTCTTCACGCGCAAGCCCCCCTTCGGGGCCAATCACCAGCGCCACCGCGGTGCCAGCGCCCGCCGCCCGGAACGCCTCGCCCATTGGGACGGCGGACTCTTCCTCATCGAGCACCAGCAGGACGGTGCCGGCGGGCAGCGAGCGGGCCGCATCCACCAGCGGTGCGGGCGTGGCCACGCGTGGCACGTCGTTCCGGCGGCACTGGCGCGCCGCCTCCTCGACAATCTTCGTCCACCGGGTGGTGCGCTCCTCCGCGCGCCTGGGCTCGAGCTTCACCACGCTCCGCGCCGTGGCCACGGGATGGAAGGCGGTGGCGCCCAGCTCGGTGCCCTTCTGGAGCACCAGCTCCAGCTTGTCCCCCTTGGGGAGCCCCTGGAGGATGCTGACCTCGCGGCGCGGCGGCGCCACGCGCGCGGTGCCCAGCGTCAGGCGCACCGACTCCGGGGCGACGTGGGCCACCCGGGCCTCGAAGGCGCGGCCCTGGCCGTCGAAGACCTCCAGCGCGTCGCCTTCCTCCAGGCGGAGGACATGCAACAGGTAGTGGCGGCGCTCGCCGGTCAGCTCCACTTCGGCGGGCGCGGGCTCGGGCAACGGGGCGAAGAGGCGGACCAAGGCGTTCTCCACTGCGAGGGGGCGGACCCACGTGTTGACGGGAATGCACTGTGGCCCGGCGTCCTGGCTCGCGCAAAAGATGCGCTGACCGCGGAAGCCGAGGGTGCTCGCTGTCCGTGGGGGAGTTGAGGCACGATAGCGGGCAGTGCCCGTCATCATGCGCCGCAGCGACAAAGCCACATCACACTCCAACGAAGAGGTGGTGCTGGCAACCAGCTCGCTTCAGGGCGAGCGCCGCGTGGCCATCGTCCGCGTCGTGGTGGTGTTGCTGATGGCGCTCAGCCAGGTCGTCATCGCCGGGTTCGGCGGGGAGACCTACTCGGCGCCGGTGGATGGCGTGCGCCTGCAGGTGATGGGCGCCTACGTGGTGTTCTCCGTCGTCGCCATCGTCGTGCTGCTGCTCCAGAAGCCGCACCCCGACCGGGCCCGGTGGCTGCCCGTGCCCACGACGCTGGCGGACACCAGCTTCTTCTCCTTCATGGCGTGGCACACCTGGCGCATCTCCGGCGTCTTCGATGCCGGCATGCTGTGCGCCAGCCTGGGCATGGTGCTGGCCTTCTCCGTGGTGCGCTACTCGTGGTGGCACGTGCTGCTGTCCACCGTGCTGTCCGGCGGCGGCTACGCGCTGCTCGCGTGGCTGACGGGCCACGGCTCGGTGGCGCGCACCAGCTTCGTGCTCATCTGCTACGCCGCCCTGGGCGCGCTCATCGCGCTGACGAACTCCGACGTGGGCGGCATGTTCCTCAACCTGCGGCGCCGGGACGGCCTGTCCCGCTTCCTGCCCCGGCAGGTGGTGGAGCGGGTGATGCAGTTGGGGGACGACTCCCTCCAGCCGGTGCAGCGCGACGTCACCATCCTCTTCAGCGACATCCGCGACTTCACCGCCCTGAGCGAGACGCTGGACCCGGGCCAGGTGCTGGAGCTGCTGGACGACTACTTCGGGCACATGGCCCACATCGTCATGGCGCGCCATGGCATCGTGAACAAGTTCCTGGGGGACGGGATGCTCGCGTGCTGGGGCGTGCCGGACGCGCGCGAGGACCACGCGGAGCTGGCCATGCGCGCGGCGCTCGACATGCGCGCCAGGCTGGAGGACATCAACGCCCAGCGCATCCTGCGCGGGCAGCCCGCGCTGCGCATCGGGATTGGCCTGCACACCGGCATGGTGGCGGCGGGCATGCTCGGCGGCGCCGAGCAGCATGAGTACACCGTCATCGGTGACGCGGTGAACCTGGCCTCCCGCGTGGAAGGCCTCACCAAGTCCCACGGCGTGGACATCCTGGTGAGCGAGCGGACCTGGCAGATGGCCGGCGAGCACTTCGTGGGCGAGCGCCTGGGCGAGGCGCACGTGAAGGGCCGGCGCGAGGCCGTGGTCGTCTACTCCCTGCAGGGCCCGCGCTCCGGCGAGGACGCGCCGCCCGTGCTCCGGGCCGCGGCCGGCACGTAGCGCCCGTCCGCCGCGGCCTTCCAAGGCAGGCGCGCGGGCGGAGCAGGACGTCAGGCCGGGAGCGAGGCGCCGCCGCCCGCCTCCACCCGGGCCCGCAGCGTCCGCTTCATGCCCAGGGAGAACAAGGCCACGGTGAGCAGGTAGACGGGCTCGATGAAGAAGAGCAGGGGCCCGCCCAGGGACAGGCCGTGGGTCTTCTTCTCGAAGACGACGTGCGCGCCGACGACGAGCGCGAAGCGCACGGCCATGACGGCCACGGCCACCGCGACGGCGGTGCTCGCGGGGAGGCGGGCGACCACGGCCTCCGCGGCGAGCAGCGTGGGCACCAGGGGCAGCGTCATCAACAGGCCCGCTGTCCACTCCAGGGAGACGGCGTACAGCGCCACGGCCAGCAGCAGCACATGGGCCGCCGTGAGCCCCACGGGGCCCACCGGCAGCCGGACGAGCCCGAGCGGGACGAGCAACGCGAAGATGAAGAGGTAGGCCCCCACGAAGTGCGCGGCGCGGCTGACGCCGTTCTCATGCAGGGGCAACCAGACGCGCAGTTTGTCGGCGAAGCTCGTCATGACGGGGGACTACGCGCGCACCGGCGCGGCGGCGGTGGCCTGCTGGGGCTTGAGGACGTAGTCGCCCAGGAGCACCGCGACGAAGAAGAGCGGGCCCACCAGCGCGTGCACCAGGTTGGTGAGGAAGGAGGGCGACTTCTTCTCCCAGACGCTGTGCCCGGCGAGCTGCACCAGCCACGCGAAGGCGGCCACGGCCACCACGCTCCACGTGGGCATCAGCCGGCCCACCGGGAAGCACGCGACCATGAAGAGCACCACGATGAGGCCCAGCTTCACGTCGGCCCGCAGGTACCAGACAGCGGCCAGCGCCAACGTCACCATGCCCAGCGTCAGCGAGCCGCCCGGAATCGCGGGCACCGCCACCAGGTGCACCCAGTCCAGCATGGCCACGATGTGCAGCACGATGAGCGGGATGGCGATTTTGTGCGTCAGCCGGTTCGTCGGGTGCTGATGCGAGGCGTAGTACTCGTCGAAGAGGGCGACCACCTGGGACTTGAGCATGCGTCCTCCGGAAGCGAAGGGGTGTGGATGCTCCGTAGCGTAGGGGAAGTGGCGCCGGGTTTCCTGGCCGCGGACGCCAATCTCCTGGCCGGGGACGCCAGCGTGGCGGCGGGGGCCGGGCTCAGGTCGGCTCGGTTCGCTCGCGCCAGACGCGGGGCGTCATGCCCGTCCACCGCTTGAAGGCGCGGTCGAAGGTGCTCAGCTCCGAGTAGCCCAGGAGGAAGGCCACCTCGCTGACCCCCAGGTGCGCGTCCCTCAGGTAGTCGAAGGCCAGCTCACGGCGCACCGCGTCGACCTCGTCCTGGAAGGACGTCGCGTGCTCGGCCAGGCGGCGCTGGAGGGTGCGGGGGCTGACGTGCAGCGGCTTCGCCACGTCCGCCATCTGCGGCGCGCCTTCCCTCAGGGCGGCGCGGAGGGCGTCGCGGACCTGTTGGAGGAAGGGCGGCGTTGGGGGCGCGGCGGGTGGCTCGGCGGCGGGCGTGCCGGCGGCGCGCTCCAGGACGGAGAGCAGCACGGGGTCCGCCCCCACCACGCGCAGCGCCAGCGTGGCCGCGTCCAGCGTCAGCGCGTTGCGGCCCGCGTCGAAGGTCGGGGTGACGCCGAAGTGTTCCTCCAGCGGGCGGAGGTCCGCGGGGGCGGGGTGCGCGAAGGAGACGCGGCGCGGATTCCACGGGTGCTCGGTGAGCTGGCGCCCGACATGGACGAAGAGGGCCAGGCCGAACTCGCTGGCGTGCCGGCCATAGGCCAGGGGCTCGCCGGGGATGCCGTAGACGAAGGTGCCGCTGCCGTCCGGCGCGTCCTGGAAGGAGGCGCGCCAGGCGGGCTCCAGCAGCGCCATGTACCGGGCCAGCGCGCGGAAGGTGTCCCGGACGGTGGGGGAGGCCCGCGCGATGTACTCCACCAGTCCGTAATTCCCACGGGGGACGCGCTGCGCCACGTGCAGGCCAAGGAAGGCGTCTCCGGACAGCGCCTCGGCCGCGTCGAGGAAGGCGTGCAGGGTGGGCAACGCGAGCGTGACTTCCGGCAGCGCGCCCACGTTGCCCGGCAGCCCGAAGCGCTCCACCAGCCCGGACGGGTCATGCCCCGCGGCGCGCAGGTAGGCGAGCAGTGGCCCCACGAGCTGGGAGCGGACGTCGGTTGGTGGCCGGGAAGGGGGCGGCGTCTCCACGCGGGCGTGACGCTACCGTGTCTGGGGCGCGGGGCCCACCTCTCTGGAAGGGCGCCGGCTGGTGCGGGCATGCCTAGAGTGCGGCCATGGACAACCTGGCTCACTCGCTCGTGGGGGCATGGATGGCGGAGGCGGGGCTGAAGCGCACCACGCCGCTGGCCACCGCGACGCTCGTCATCGGCGCCAATCTTCCGGACGTGGATGGCCTCGTCGCCTTCGCGGGCTCGGATGCGTCGCTGTACTGGCGCCGGGGCTGGACGCACGGCGTGCTCGCCCTGGCGCTGTGGCCCTTCGTGCTCACGGGGTTGATGCTGCTATGGGACCGGTACGTGCGCCGGCGCAGGCATCCGGACCTCCCGCCCGCGCGCGTCGGGCCGCTGCTGGTGCTGTCCACGCTGTCCGTGCTGAGCCACCCCGCCCTGGACTGGCTCAACACGTATGGCGTGCGGCTGCTGATGCCCTTTGACGGGACGTGGTTCTACGGCGACACGCTCTTCATCATCGACCCGTGGGTGTGGCTGCTCGCGGGCGCCGCCGTCATCATGGCGGATGCTCGCACGCGCAAGTCCGCCGCGGCGTGGGTGGTGCTGGGCGTGGCCTCCACCGCGCTCATCATGGTTCCCGCGTTCGTCCCGTGGCCTGCCAAGGCGATGTGGGCGGTGGGCGTGGCCGCCATCGTCTGGTTGCGGCTGCGGGGAACACATGTCCTCTCCGTGCAGCGCGTGGCCCGGGTATGCGGCGTGGGGCTCTTGCTCTACTTGTGCGCCATCTTCGCGGGCTCGCAGGTGGCCGCGCCGCGCGCGCTGGACTGGCTGCGCGCCCAGGGGCTCCCCGTGGAGCGCGCCATCGCCGGGCCGCTGCCCGCCAACCCCTTCGTGCGGGACATCATCGCCCTGGGGCCGGACCGCTATCACTTCGTCCGCGCCGACTTCCTGGCGGATGACGCGGGCCGCTTCCGCATCAGTGACGCCAGCGAGCCTCGCGTTGTCCAGCCCGGGCCTGTCATCCAGGCCGCGCTGTCGGCGCCGCAGATTCGGGGGCTGGCCAACTGGCTGCGCCTGCCCACGTATCAGGTGGAGGAAGGCACCGACGGATGGCGCGTCACCATCCGCGACGTCCGCTACTCGCGGACGCAGAGTGGCGGCCTGGGAACGGCGGTGGTGGAGCTGGATCACGCGCTGCGCCCCATCCGGGTCGAGCAGCGATAGGGGCTCATCGCCGTCCCCGCTTGAGTCGCACGGGGACGGCGCCGTGCGCCTTCAGCGCTTCAAGTCGATGCGCACCCACTCGCCCTGGGTGGCGCCGGGCAGCACGGTGAGGCCCAGGTTGCGGTAGGCGGCTTCCACATCCGCGCGCTGATGCGCCAGCACGCCCGCCAGCACGAGCCGGTCCTTCGTCTTCGCCACAATCAACGGCGCCAGCTCGATGAGCGTGTTGGCCAGGATGTTGGCGAGCACCAGGTCGAAGGTGCCCTCCACCTGGGTCAGCTCCTTGCCCGACACCTCGATGTCCGGCGTCCCGTTCTCCGCCTGGTTCTCCTGCGCCAGCTCCACGGAGACAGGGTCATTGTCGGTGGCGACGGTCCGCCCCGCGCCCAGCTTCTTCGCGGCGATGGCCAGCACGCCCGTGCCGGTGCCCACGTCCAGGACGGTGGCGCCCGGGTGCTCCGCCATGTACGCGTCCACGGCCGCCAGGCACAGGGACGTCGTCGGGTGGTCACCGGTGCCAAAGGCCATCTTCGGCTCAATCACGAGCTGCACGGTGCCGGCGGGCGCGTTCGCCTTGTCCCAGGGCGGGCCCACCCACAACCGGCCCACGTGCACGGACTTGATGAGCGACTTCCACTCATTGCTCCAGTCCTGCTGGGGCTGCTCGTCGAGCGTGAGCCGCGCGTCGGGGAAGGACTCCACCACCTCGTCACGGGCGGCCTCGGCCGTGTCGCGGTCGTCGTAGTAGCCAATGATGATGGCCTCGCCCGGGTTGGGTCCGCGCACGCCCGGCATGATGGGCCCTTCGCGGTCCCGCACCTCGAGGCCCAGCGCGCCCGACTCGTGGAGGAGGTCCTGTACGGCCTCGGACGCTTCCTCGGGCAACTCCACTGTGAGTGACAGATAGGTCTGGGACATGCGGGCCCTTTAATCCCAGTGTGGCTAGCGTGGAAGCGCTGTGAGACGCCTCATTCGCTGGTGGCCCCTGGTCTGCCTGACCGCCTGCTCTGGCCCGGACGCGCCGGATGCCGCGGTCTGTCGGGATGTCGTTGTCCGGCTCTGCCAGGCGGCGGCTGTCTGTCCCGGTGTGGCGGTGCAACTCGACCTGGGCCTGGCCTGCGACGCCAGCCTCCTCCAGAGGACCGGCTGCGAGGGCGAGGCCTTCGCCTTCACGTCCCCCACGCGAGAGCGCGTCCTGGAGTGCCGCGAGCCGCTGCTGAGCTGGGGCATGTCCACGGACCTCCCCCCGGCCTGCGGGGACGCGACGCGGTTTCTCACCGAGTGCCCGGACGTCGCGGGCTTCTTCCGGGAGGGCCAGCCATGAAGCGTCTGGGGGCGGCGGTGTTGGTGTGGGCGGTGGGGTGCACCCCGCTGGACGTGGAGCGGCGGACGGAGCGCGGGCCGCTGCTGCGGACCTACGCTCAGGAGAAGGCGCTGAACGAGCGCATCCCCTTCGCCACCACGCAGGTGCAGTGGCCCCAGCTCACCCTGGCCTTCTCCTCGGCGGACATCTGCCGCACCGAACAGCACGGCGAGTACGCCGAGGACGTCATCTCCACGCGCTACGACACCGGCGCGGCGGCGGCCGTGAGCACGGGCGGCATCCTCGCGGTGTTGGGCGGGGCCCTGCTGGTGGGGCGCACGCTGTTCTCCGACGCGCCGAACCGCTCCGCCATCGACGAGAAGGGCCGCTACGGCGCCTCCAGCCGCGAAGTGGCCACGGGCTGGGGGCTGGGGCTGCTCATCGTCGGCGTGCCCGCGGTCGTCGCGGGCATCGTCCAGCTCAACCGCGGCGGTGAGTCGCGGGAGACGCGCAAGACGGACGAACTGTTGTCCCTGCGGGAGGTGCCCTGCCAGCCCAAGCCGGTGGACGGCGTGGTGGAGCTGGCGGGCGGGCCGGATCCGCAGCCGCCGCCCCGGCTCACCCTCAATGGGGCGCTGGTGCTGACGGCGGATGAGATTCGGGAGCTGTCCTTCAGCGGCCTGGCGCTGGACGGAACGCCTGTCACGCTGGGAGAGGAGGACCTGGACCGGCTGGAGACCTTCCGCACCTGCGCGACGCTGCTGGCCGCGCCGGTGGATCCTCAAGCGCTGGCCGGGGAGGCGCGCTCGAACCCGGACCGGCTGAAGGTCAAGCGGGAGCTGGCACGGGGCTGCGCGAAGCTTCCGGGCGCTCCCGCCCAGCCCCTGCTCGACGCCATCGAAGGCGCCCTCGGGAGCACCGCCCTCTAAGCCAACTGGAGTCATACCGTTCAGGGGGATGCTGCGTCGTAAGAGCTCGCCGTCGCCCGTCGTGCCCTGCGGAACCGCGTCGTGACACGCCCTGCCTCACACGCGAGGGGTGGACATGGACGCGGAGTTGGAGCGGCTCCGGTAAGCAGTCAGGGAGTGACGAGGCTGCAGGCGGAGCCGGTGCGCAGCATGGTGCGCTACCCCGAGGCGTTGCGGGCCGCAGTCTGACGGCCAGCGCCTTCCGCAAGGCCCCCGAGTACCTGCGCCACCTCTGGCCAGGGCTGACCCTCTTCCTCTCCAACCCCTGGTGCCCCTGGACAATCAACACGTCGAGCGCCAGATGCGCACCGCCCTCTTCGCCATCGAGAACCCCGGCATCGTCACTCTGCCCAAGAGCCTCGACTGACCGCTGACCGTCCTGCACGCTCCGGCCATATCAGCCCGAACTGGAAGGGGGCACGGCGAGTTCTTACGTGTGCGCGGCGTGCCAACGGAATTGCCCCCCCGGAGGCGGTGCCCAACCACAACTGCCGCATGCCGGTTGTCGTGATGGCCTGTCGGCACCGCGCACTAGGGTGCGGGCAATGAAAGCCATTGGTGCTGGTTTCTCCAGGAACTCAAGATTCCCCCCGTTGATGCTCCTGCTCCTCTCGGCTTGCACAGAGGGCCCAATGACCCGACCTGACGCCTCTGTCCGGAAGTGGGTTGGCCCGGTGGTGACACTCCCGGGCGGAGGTCAATTCCGAACGGTCATCTTCTACGGTCCTTGGCAGTGCAGCAGCCAGCTCATGGACTACTGCCGCTCGAAGTGCTCAGGAAGTGGCCATGCACTCCAAGGCTGCATGTGGCTGGCGGATGTGAAGATGGACTTCCAGGGAACCGTGATGCGAGCGGGGAGCCGCTACGGGATGACGCACTGTTGCTGCAACTACGCGACGATTGCCCCTGCCCAGACCAACGCAGCGCGGGGGCAATGGAACAGCATGCGCCCCGACTTCCGGCGCCAGTGGGCAGAACGGTTCGGTGCCTGGCCCACCGATGCAAATGGGACACCCTACGAGGGGCATCACGTTCGGGACCTCTGGCACGGCGGCAATCCCACCGACTGGGACAACATCATTCCGTTCCCGCAGGACCTGCACCAGCAACTCCCGGGCGCTTACAAGCAGTGCTACGCGAACAACCCACCGTGGACTACGACAGGGGTGGACCATCCCTATGGAGAATGACCCATCCATGAAGGACCTCCTTGCGGAGTTGTCGCGACTCCACTTCCCAAATCCTCCTGCGACGCCCGAGCAAATCGAAGCGTTCGAGGACTCCGCAGGTTGGCGTTTGGACCCGGACCTACGCGCCTTCTACCTGCATTGCAATGGTGCGCGCCTCTTCGACCGTATAGACCCTGCGTTCGCCTTCGTGCCGTTGTCGGAACTTCGCCGTGCCCGGCTCGTCATGCGTAACGACGACAGCGAAGAGGGCGGCCCCGCGTCTTGGTATGCCCTCTGCCGTGTGCGGGACAGCAACTTCATCCTGCTTGATGTGAGCGAGCAGCACGAAGGCCGCTACCCCCTACGTGATGGTTACAACGAGGCGTTCCCAGACCCGGACTACTGCCCCAAGATTGCCACGTCATTTCGGGCCTTCTTGATGGGCGCGCTCAGGTCGGAAGAACGGTGGTTCTGGCTGTCGAACCCTTGATGACCTCCGTAACTGCCTCGACGAAAGGCACACGCGTGTCCAGCCGTAGCTTTGGGACTCGGAAGGCGGCACGTGAAGCCCCTGCTCGACGCCATCGAAGGCGCCCTCGGGAGCACCGCCCTGTAGGGACGGTGTGTCCTCCCGAGGGACACCGGGCCGCTACGGGCCGACGATGGCCAGCGCGCTGCGGTCGAAGTCGATGACCTTGCGGGCCACCTCGCGCACGTCCTCCGCCGTCACCGCCGCGACGCGGTCCGCGTAGTGGAGGAAGTTCCCCATGCCCAGGCCGTAGCAGGTGTCCAGCGCCAGCAGCGCCGCCCGCGCGCCGTTGCGCTGGAGACCAATCTCATGCGTGCCGATGAGGTGCTGCTTGGCGCGCGCCAGCTCCTCGGCGGGGATGGGCTCGTCCCGCACGCGCGCCAGCTCCGCGCGGATACCTTCCAGCGCCGCGTCCACCTTCTCCGGGCTGGTGCCCATGTACGTGGCGAAGTAGCCCGGGTCCACGCCCTCGATGGCGAACGAGCTGACGCTGTAGGCCATGGAGCGCTTGTCCCGCAGCTCCACGAAGAGCCGCCCGCCCTGGCCGGACAGCACCGTGGAGAGCACCTCCAGCGCGTACTGCCACGGGTCGCTCACGCGGCCACCCGGGAAGCCCAGCACCAGGTGCGCCTGGGCCCTCGCCAGCACCTTCTTCGCCTCGCGGGGCCCCGTCAGCGGCGCCTCCACGGGGACCTTGGGCGGCGGGGCCGCCTTGCCGCGCGAGGTGCCGAAGTACTCGCGCGCCAGGGCCATGACCTCGTCCACCTTCACGTCGCCCACCACGCTGAGCGTGAGCTGCGACGGGTCCATGTACGCCGCGTGCCACGCGCGCAGCTTCTCCGGCGTCAGCTTCTCCACGGAGGCGTGCTCACCGGAGGTGGGCAGGCGGTACGGGTGCGTCTGGTAGATGGTCTTGCTGAACAGGTCGAAGGCCACGCTGGACGGCTTGTCCTCGCGCGTGAGGATGTCCTGGAGCAGCAGCGTGCGCTCGCGAGCGACCTCGGCCTCCGGGAAGGACGGGTTGAGCAGGCAGTCCGCGAAGAGGCGGAAGGCCGGCTCGAAGTGGCGCGACAGGAACTCCCCGCGCAGGCCCACCGAGTTGCGTCCGCCCTGGCCGCCCAGGCTGCCCGCGTACACGTCGATGAGGTCGGAAATCTCCTCCGCGTCATGCGTGGGCGTGCCGCGCGTGAGGGTGCGGGTGAGCAGCGTGGAGATGCCGTTGTCCTCCGGCGTCTCGTAGCGCAGGCCGCCCGCGAACGCGGCGCGGACGGCGAACAGCGGCACCGCCGGCTCCACGCGCACGACAATCGTCGCGCCCGACGGCAGCTTCTCCGTGATGATGTCGCTGGGGCCCGTGCCCGCGCCCTTCAGGATGCGCACCGGCGAGTCGCTCACGGGCACCTTGCGCGGCTTGCGCTCGGGCGGCGGCGCGGCGGGCCCGCGCTCCGCGGCGTCCAGCACCTCGTGGACCTGCGCCTCCGTCAGCGGCGTGCCCTCCGGCAGCAGGCCGGTGACGACGGCGCGGTCGAAGCGCAGGTAGCGCTCGGCGGCGGCGCGCAGGTGCTCGGGCGTGAGGTTGCGCACGGCCTCGTAGTAGCGGGCCTCCGCCTCCAGGCTGCCCATGCCGGACTGGTAGAAGCCCATCTTCCGGGCCACGCCCTGCACCGTCTCGCGCTGGTACACGGCCTCCGCCTCCACCAGCGCCTTGGCCGTGGCCAGCTCCTCCGCCGTCACCGGCGTGGCGCGCAGCGTGGCCAGCCCCCGGGCCGTCTCCTCCAGCGCGCGCACGGCGTTGGCGGGCTGGAGCGTCAGCGACGCGGAGAAGATGCCCGGGTCCACCGGCGTATAGGCGAAGGTGTGGATGTCGTTGACCAGGTTGTGACGGCGCTTCACCTCGCGCGCCAGCCGGGACGCGTCCCCCTGGCCGGCGATCATCGCCAGCACGTCCAGCGCGGGCACGTCCGCGTGGTCCGCCTGGGGAATCCCGAAGGCCAGGTGCAGGTAGGCCTCCTTCACCTCGTCCGGGCGCAGCAGGATGCGCCGGCCCGTCGCCTCGGGCTCCGCGGCGCGCGCCACCCAGCCCTCATACGGCCGGCCCCAGTCGCCGCCGAAGATGTCCTCCACCCACGCGCGCAGGTCCGCCTCGCGCAGGTCCCCGGCCACCGACAGCACCAGGTTCCTGGGCGTGTAGTGCCGGTGGTAGAACTCCAGCACCTTCTCCCGCGTGAAGCTGCGCACGCTCGCGTCGGTGCCGATGACGGGCAGCCGGTAGGGGTGCACCTGGTAGGCGGTGGAGAAGAGGTCCCTGGAGGCGCGCCGGGACGGCGTGTCCTGGCTGCGCTTGATTTCCTCGCAGACCACCTCGATTTCGCGCGACAGCTCGCCCGCGTCGAAGGCCGACCGGCGCACCGCGTCCCCCAGGATGTCCAGGCCCATCCGGGCGAACTGGCTGGCGATGACGATGTGGTAGACGGTCTGGTCGTAGGAGGTCCAGGCATTGATTTCGCCGCCGTGGGACTCCACGTCCCGGGCGACCTCGCCGGGGCCGCGGCGCTCGGTGCCCTTGAAGAGCATGTGCTCGTGGAGGTGGGCCAGCCCCGCCTGGTCCGGCCGCTCGTCGGCGCTCCCGGCCTTGACCCAGACCTGGAAGGCCGCGACCTTGGCGGCGTGCTGCTCCTCGAAGACGACGGTAAGCCCGTTGGGTAGCGCGTAGCGGATGGCCATAGAAACGTCCGAAGCTGTCACCCGCCCACCGAGAGGGCAAGGCGAGGTGTGATGTTTTCCCTCACTGGCTAACGCCCGGGAGCCCCGGCGTCGAGGAGACTGTACGGCTGCCGTCCGACCGGATGGATGGACTTCGGACGCGCACCTGCCCACGCGTCTCTGGTGGTGAGCCCGTCCGGGGGGTAACCTGCGCCCGCCCATGCCGTCACCTCCGGAAGAGGTGGATCCGCTCGCGGACCTGCGCGAAAGCCTGGACCTGGAAGACACCGGCGCCTCGGTGGCCCCCGCCGCCGTCGCCCCCGTGGCTTCCAGGCCCCTGCCCAAGCCACCGCCCTCGGCCCCACCGCCCGCCGCTCCGCCTCCGCTGCCGCCGCGCCGCCCGGCCGCCCCCTGGCCGCCGTGCCCAAGGGCACGGGAGTGCCCGCGACCCCGAAGGCCCCCGCGGCCCCGGCCGCCCCCCCGCCGCCCCGGCGGTCCGCGCCGCGCGCGGCTCGGGGAATGATCCATTCGGCGAGCCCCCGGAAATCCGGATGCCCATGGGCGGGTCGCCCGAGGACAAGCTG
Proteins encoded in this window:
- a CDS encoding M16 family metallopeptidase produces the protein MAIRYALPNGLTVVFEEQHAAKVAAFQVWVKAGSADERPDQAGLAHLHEHMLFKGTERRGPGEVARDVESHGGEINAWTSYDQTVYHIVIASQFARMGLDILGDAVRRSAFDAGELSREIEVVCEEIKRSQDTPSRRASRDLFSTAYQVHPYRLPVIGTDASVRSFTREKVLEFYHRHYTPRNLVLSVAGDLREADLRAWVEDIFGGDWGRPYEGWVARAAEPEATGRRILLRPDEVKEAYLHLAFGIPQADHADVPALDVLAMIAGQGDASRLAREVKRRHNLVNDIHTFAYTPVDPGIFSASLTLQPANAVRALEETARGLATLRATPVTAEELATAKALVEAEAVYQRETVQGVARKMGFYQSGMGSLEAEARYYEAVRNLTPEHLRAAAERYLRFDRAVVTGLLPEGTPLTEAQVHEVLDAAERGPAAPPPERKPRKVPVSDSPVRILKGAGTGPSDIITEKLPSGATIVVRVEPAVPLFAVRAAFAGGLRYETPEDNGISTLLTRTLTRGTPTHDAEEISDLIDVYAGSLGGQGGRNSVGLRGEFLSRHFEPAFRLFADCLLNPSFPEAEVARERTLLLQDILTREDKPSSVAFDLFSKTIYQTHPYRLPTSGEHASVEKLTPEKLRAWHAAYMDPSQLTLSVVGDVKVDEVMALAREYFGTSRGKAAPPPKVPVEAPLTGPREAKKVLARAQAHLVLGFPGGRVSDPWQYALEVLSTVLSGQGGRLFVELRDKRSMAYSVSSFAIEGVDPGYFATYMGTSPEKVDAALEGIRAELARVRDEPIPAEELARAKQHLIGTHEIGLQRNGARAALLALDTCYGLGMGNFLHYADRVAAVTAEDVREVARKVIDFDRSALAIVGP